The DNA sequence tagctcaattaaatatcaagttttatataatttaatgtaataacttttaGGGAATATTGTCAGTCAATCGCAAAGCGACATGTCTACAAGTGCTAGTCACTACTAATGCCTAATAACAATGCTAATAtatcaattataaaatattttagaatATTTGATACTCTAtgatatatgacatataaaaaaCAATTAAGAAAAAGTTTAAAAGAATTTAGCATATGTGAAAGTGAAACTAGAGAATATGTAACCTAAAATATTTATAGGTGTCGTAttgttattagtgtaatttactATTTagttatacttaattattttactttaataataaatataaaaaattgctaattaacaATTTATAAGATATCATCTTATAGAAATATTGGCGATCATGATACACTGATACCTAATAACAATACTCGTAAAATTAGGATATGATAACATGTACATCCATAAGTTATAtgtcaaattattttatttagtgaGGGTTTGTTTGGTACGCTGTATTACATCGTATCGTActgtatagtattatattaaattatatttgatgcaatattttaatataaaattatatgtggtATTGACTTTTagaacacctaaatatataatattttagtataaattaaatttaacatagtattatataaaaatacgatatataatctaattcaatataatacaatacaatataatacgacTTAATACAACATACCAAAAAGTGTCATAGTGTGTAAGTGTCTCTAATTTGTGTGTATATGGATCATTAGTGAATATAAATTTTTGGCTAGATAATTATTTGGATTTTATCAAAATACTGATttagtatatatacattttcactTTTAAAGTAGTGTTTTTGTTTACACAAATCTACATAGCAACTAATAGAgtaatttaaattgtaatttatattagttttttttaaaaaaattataatccgAACTCATATAGCAACTCACATAGAAACTACCAGAATAAATACCGAACAAatcgtaaaaatgaaaaaaaatattaaaaaatattatataaagtgATTCCcctatatattttcaataatacttatatttcaaattatattatatgttaaacttaaatttaattaataaaaataaaattttcctcaattatacataattagataattaaattttagggcttttttatttatatttcaaaatagttttttttttcatatttttacgaaattctacatagaaatcctCATAGTAACAGATAACGTAGATTGCAACTAAAATTCACATAGCAAACAGAAATTATAGGAGAAACCAGAACAACTCAaaccgtaaaaaaaaaaaaaattagtttgtgGGGTAATTTCCCTAAATTttaatagtaaaaaaataattaattaaatttgaaaaggcaattttttgtcatattaaacaatactaaaatataacataatattatgaAACAAATATTTACCCGTAAACAAATTAGATGTAAATATCCCatgtattaataataatatcatatactAGGGGTATACAAAATTGTATTCAAATTGTATACTTGATGAATTCGTGTACTTTTTCACATGCTTAAGTATAAATTTAGGgtgcgtttggaaagccacaatgtaattagatttgtgtgtaattggaggtaattacacaatttgacatgtttgtctgaccatgtaattacattgtaactgtgtaattggaagtaaCTGAGGagttccaattacactctccaggccatgagaattggatgtaattacactgtgtaattattaaaaactttccatattaaacattagctactaaaaaaatattattttcccatgtaattactaactattttgtcaaacaagatattaggaattcatatgtaattaccgcatcatatccaaacacaccttgcattttaaaatatagtgtaattactaaactgtgtaattaccaccctagtaattaccctacctagtaattacacagttacttctAAACACACCTTAGAAAATGTGGAAAACATTTTCATAGAAAAGAAATCAtagccaataataataataataataataataataataatttagtatagtttttttgtttttaaataaatcaaaaaaattaagtttgttTATCCAAAAGAAAAGAAGCTTCCTTGAACACTAGGAAATTGAAATCATATAATACATGCGAAAAATCAGCGGAAGATTAGCCAACCAATCCGGAATTATAGttttaattgaaagaaaatgatagtTCAAAATTAGTTTTTCAAAACTTTCTTACATTGaccaaatatatataccatatcCCACTTTCTTGCAAAATTATCAGGATGGTCCTTTCCAGAAACGAAAAAAAtccattattaataataattctaCTTTTTCACTAATTAAATTTTAGCAatggaaaaacaaaaaaaataataatggtgCCCACATATATTAAAAGGGTATCTTTTTATAATCTCACCATTTTTCTCGCTTATATTTCATCATaatcttttcttttattatttttaattgcaatttattttttctcataATATTTTCGCCATATGttacattttatataattttttccagcaatatatattacaatttacatatatataatagtgcTCTGATTCACAATTAAAATCGATTGAATAAATTACACACAagcttatttgtttttattatttatatacgtgtaattaattattttgagtaatattttcaacattataaattaattaaaatatatatcctAAAAGATGttaacatatcatataaaaataattagattataatttcgttccaaaaaaaaaattagaaaagacaaaaaatatataatgtcTTTCAAAAAATTCCCTACATATAAATAGTTTTTGAgagattttatttagtaattaaaattataattaatgaaGTATATTATCTATTCTGAAAATTTAAGATCTTAACAGAGAAGGCAAAGATGGATCCAAAAAGAAGAGCGAATAAGACATTGACAACGGCAACAACTCCAATGAAGTCATGTTTGTAACCAAGATAGCTTCTCAAGTATTGTTTCACAGTTTCACCTGTAACGGCGTTAATCACGTCATCCACATCTCCATATTGGGATACTAACAGTCCGTACAATGTCCATGATACTGGACAACCCCAATAGTACCACTTCCACCATACTGGCATCCTCTGTTAAATTAAAtcttaatcaattaattaatactATACTATAGTcgtttaaatatataattaattaagtaacaTTACTTACTGTCCGAGGGATAATGAATCCTGAGAAAAGGTTCCATACTGAGTAAAAGGCAGAGGAAATAATGGAAGCAATGTGATTATTTGGAGTGATTCCCACAGCCATCATGCCGTAGAAAGTGAAGTAAAGCATTGAAAAGAATGAGAAGAACAAGAACCAGAAGAACTTTATAGCAGTCCATTCAAAACCAATCATTGCATACACAATTAGACAGTAAACTACACTTTGACACAATATGTATGGAATCTCAACCACCAACTGCAAATGCAAATGCAAATGCAATCATTAAAATTGGTGTTGtggttttttaattgtttttaattCAGATAATTTAATGTACCTGTCCGAATGAATAAGGAAAAGCAGAGTACATTCCTGCGGCTTTTTCTCTGTAAAACACACTTCTTTCTACGCTAACTACTGGTTGTACGGATGATGCATTTTGTATACCGATAAACAAAACAGCACAGTACATGGATCCCAATGCATTGCTAAGATCTTGTATATTTGACCTGCAAATGTAATTTTCATCATATTCACATTTTAATATGTACTCTCATCTGTTACTTTGCTGCAACATGATATTACTATTGTTACCTTTTAGATCCCAAGTCCCAAAACACTGTACCAAAGATCAAGGCTATGAAAGTGGTAAACATGAATCTAACAGCGGTGTAAAGCGGGTTTCTCCAGTATGACTGTCGTTGTTTCCATAAGCAAGCAATGCATTGAGTGTTCAAAGATCGAGAGAATTGAGTTGGGAAATAAAGATCCTTAGAACCAGGAGCTGGACTGCTCAATTCTTTAATCAATTCTTTGTTTCTCCTGAGAAACAGAGTGCAATGCCAATTTGCCATCATATATTTATAACTTTATAAATAATGTATTAATGTAGCAGAAAGGAAGGAAATTATAGGTAGGTGTAGTGTACTCTACTCACTTGCATAGCTCTGAATTCTTGTAAATGTTGGCGAAATCAACACCCAAAGCTATTTCTTGTGCTGAGCTCGAAACCTCCAACATCCAAGTTCCTGGATTGtaaccattttttattttactcaCACCTTCAATAGCCTGCTTGATACGACCAAATTTGCATCCATAATAGCATGATTAAAAAGGCTCAACTCAAACTCAAACTCTGAAAATTCAGTGTTGAAATAAAACCAAGAATCTAATTAGTCATACCTCAAAATAGTTGATTAAATGGCAAGAATGTCTACCTAATGGCCCCACATATATCTCTTCTCCTCCTCTTTTCATAAGGAATAGCTACAAGTACAAAACAACATATGTTCCAATTAGTCATGAACATAAGAAATTTGACATTATTTGGAGAAAGAAATTacctcatcaaaggcttcaaaGATGTCAATACTTGGTTGATGAATTGTGCACACAACAGTTCTGCCAGTGTCCACTGTGTTCCTAACTGTTCTCATAACAATAGCAGCAGCTCTGGCATCCAGCCCTGAAGTTGGTTCATCCATGAATATTATAGAAGGATTTGCCACTAACTCAACCGCAATTGTCAACCTCTTTCTTTGCTCAGTTGAGAGACCACTGACCCCAGGCAATCCAACTAGTGCTTGTCTAAGTGGAGTGAGCTCCACTAGCTCCATTACTTCCTCAATGAACATCTTTCCAATACATAATAAAATCTGTTAGCAActtcttctattttttattacttGGCTTGCTATATTTAAGGAACTAACCTTTCTCTTTTCTGAATCAACTTCAGTTGGTAAACGAAGCCATGCTGAGTAAAGCAATGACTCATAAACAGTAACGTGAGGTGAATGAATGTCGTTTTGCTCACAGTATCCCGAAATTCGAGCAAATGTTTCTTGTTTCTTAGGGTAACCAGAAATTCGAATATCGCCTTCAATATATCCACCGGTTTTTCTACCAGCAAGCACATCCATCAAAGTGGTCTTACCAGCTCCACTGATTCCCATCAAAGCTGTCAATACACCAGGCCTAAAACTACCACTAACCCCTTTTAGTAGAACAAGTTTATCCTCAACAACACCTTGATTCTTCATTGCCTGCATGTTCaagttcaaaaaaatttaaatctttCATCTGTGTGAATGATCAAACTCTACAGCTCTCTCTAGCTAATAtgttagttattattattattaataactcACTTGTGGCATGTCCACTGAGTAAATAACATCATTAAAAGTAATGGAATGTGGCTCAAATGGAAGaatcattcctttctttttacTCTGATTTTCACCAGTGTTATTTATTGATGATGTTTGTTGTATTTCATTGGTTCTTGTTTCTCTGCCAACTTGGATTTCATGATCATTATTCTCAGGATCTTCATTAGAAAGAGCTTGTGATTTTTCAATTGCTGCACAAAATATGTTATATGAAATTAGTTTACTTAATGATTTTGTTTAGTATATCCAAACAAAAGATGAAAGTAAAAGGAAGTTACAATTAAGGTAATTGAGAGCCAAAGTGTACAAAATGTTGAAAAGAACAGTATATGCAACCAACACCCCAAAGCCAAGCCAATACCAATAAGAATCAGTAAAGAATCCTCTAGATTTTAACACTTGAATTCCAAGAGTTTCTGTTGAGTTTGGTGTAACCTATTATGGGAAACAACATTAATAAAAGTAGAAACCTCAAACAAATCAAATTAACCCTTAATTATTAGTTTGTTTCACAAAAAGACAACAAAAAGTTTGTAGAaacattttatttattacctTATTCCATTTGCTTCCACGAAACTCATTAACAAGAATTCCAGTCTGACCGTACATCAAAGGGGTTACCCAGTAAGCCCAAATCCATCCACTGTTGATATCATCTGTTtgcataatataaaaaaaaaattaaaaacaaaagaaagaatCTATCAGTTACGAATTTATTTAAAACGTTTATTTTACCTTTAGACAAGATGAAACCGCCTAGTACCATAAGTAAGAGCAACACAAAGGACCCAAAAGTGTTGGCAAATATCATATTCCTAGAAAGGGCTGCAATAGATCGAAAGAGTCCGGAGGCCATCTGATTAACAATGACTAAGATAAAATAAAGCCTAAACATCCTGcaaattaacaaataataataagaaactaattaaaaatgCATGATATATAAACAATCAAatcaatgatgtgtatatatgtatgtacctTACAACACTTGGTTCCAATCCAGTTGTATAGTATGTCAAAATGATCCACACTGCTACTTCTAGAAAAGCAATTGGGACCTTAAACAACATTGATGGAACTGCATAGGCCCACGCAGGGAAGAACTGAAGATCTCTTTGTTTGTAAAACACTGGAAGCTTGGCAATGGTCATAGGTATCTCTGACATTCCATTAAACATTATCATCAATGCTGCGAAGAACAAACTACCAAGATAGATTGTACCATCTTCTAATGTCCTGTGATGCATCTTTGTTCTTAGGAAAAGAGTCCCATGAATCAACCCCATTACCGAAAGCTGtatacatatacaaaaataaacaataattattataaaagaaaaaaagattcATCATAAACTAATTAAACAAACACTAACTAAAGATTTTTGCCCCTAACATATACCCAATAAGATTTGCCCTCCAATTTTTTAGGTTGTTAAAAATTTTCCCGAACTAAATcgtgtttttaaattttgacatgtaccgaATCATGCTCCTAAACTAGTTCTTAATtccaacaatcttaatagttcaggagaatttttaacggcttcaaaaattgaagaacataatttgatcatgtcaaaattcagATGGGAAAACTTATAAGAATCATCAAGAACAAAAATCCCTACTTGGACAATCTTAAAGATGTGGACAAAGGAATTTCTTTTCATGATTAAGTACTCTCTTGACATGCATGCTTTCAAAAGTTCCATCTTGTTGAGACCAAAATTTTTTGTTGTCAAAGCAGCTGGATGGCTCTTAGTCTTGTCAAATGGTGTTGAAAGATATTCTCTTATTTTCTGTCCAACATGAAACGATTTGAATGCTTCAACAAATTCTTTTGCACTCACAAACCTGTAAGCTTCATCTCCTCTTGTCCAGTATTGAGCTTGGTCTTTCTTTGATGTTAcctaaatgtatatataaacatgttacacaaatatttctatatataattatagttGAAgtagtgatgatgatgatgatgataatcaCCTCTTGAAGAAAGTCAGCAATAGCTTTCCTCTCAGGACATTTAAAACCCGTAAATTCAAAGAACTCAAGCACATTTTCACGAGGACCCTGATACACAATGTGACCATCAGATAGAAGaatgatatcatcaaaaagatCATAAGTCTCTGGTGCTGGTTGGAGTAATGAGATGACATTAGTT is a window from the Cannabis sativa cultivar Pink pepper isolate KNU-18-1 chromosome 1, ASM2916894v1, whole genome shotgun sequence genome containing:
- the LOC115705239 gene encoding pleiotropic drug resistance protein 1 isoform X1, with the protein product MEVGDLYRAGNSLRNISLRSSTSSVWRGNNNNNNNKDEYFSKSRREDDINDEEALTWAALEKLPTYDRLRKGILTTSKGETTEVDVINLGFKQRKDLLQRLVNVADEDNESFLLKLKQRIQTVGIDLPTIEVRFENVKVEADVHVGSRALPSFINFCINIIEMLVSFLPILKSKKKHVTILDDVSGAIKPGRLTLLLGPPSSGKTTLLLTLAGKLASELKFSGRVTYNGHEMNEFIPQRTASYISQHDVHIGEMTVRETLSFSARCQGVGTRYEMLAELSRREKEANIKPDPDIDIFMKATSTEGQKSSVVTDYVLKILGLEVCADTVVGDEMLRGISGGQRKRVTTGEMLVGPSGVLFMDEISTGLDSSTTYQIVNSLKQYVHIFNGTNVISLLQPAPETYDLFDDIILLSDGHIVYQGPRENVLEFFEFTGFKCPERKAIADFLQEVTSKKDQAQYWTRGDEAYRFVSAKEFVEAFKSFHVGQKIREYLSTPFDKTKSHPAALTTKNFGLNKMELLKACMSREYLIMKRNSFVHIFKIVQLSVMGLIHGTLFLRTKMHHRTLEDGTIYLGSLFFAALMIMFNGMSEIPMTIAKLPVFYKQRDLQFFPAWAYAVPSMLFKVPIAFLEVAVWIILTYYTTGLEPSVVRMFRLYFILVIVNQMASGLFRSIAALSRNMIFANTFGSFVLLLLMVLGGFILSKDDINSGWIWAYWVTPLMYGQTGILVNEFRGSKWNKVTPNSTETLGIQVLKSRGFFTDSYWYWLGFGVLVAYTVLFNILYTLALNYLNSIEKSQALSNEDPENNDHEIQVGRETRTNEIQQTSSINNTGENQSKKKGMILPFEPHSITFNDVIYSVDMPQAMKNQGVVEDKLVLLKGVSGSFRPGVLTALMGISGAGKTTLMDVLAGRKTGGYIEGDIRISGYPKKQETFARISGYCEQNDIHSPHVTVYESLLYSAWLRLPTEVDSEKRKMFIEEVMELVELTPLRQALVGLPGVSGLSTEQRKRLTIAVELVANPSIIFMDEPTSGLDARAAAIVMRTVRNTVDTGRTVVCTIHQPSIDIFEAFDELFLMKRGGEEIYVGPLGRHSCHLINYFEAIEGVSKIKNGYNPGTWMLEVSSSAQEIALGVDFANIYKNSELCKRNKELIKELSSPAPGSKDLYFPTQFSRSLNTQCIACLWKQRQSYWRNPLYTAVRFMFTTFIALIFGTVFWDLGSKRSNIQDLSNALGSMYCAVLFIGIQNASSVQPVVSVERSVFYREKAAGMYSAFPYSFGQLVVEIPYILCQSVVYCLIVYAMIGFEWTAIKFFWFLFFSFFSMLYFTFYGMMAVGITPNNHIASIISSAFYSVWNLFSGFIIPRTRMPVWWKWYYWGCPVSWTLYGLLVSQYGDVDDVINAVTGETVKQYLRSYLGYKHDFIGVVAVVNVLFALLFGSIFAFSVKILNFQNR
- the LOC115705239 gene encoding pleiotropic drug resistance protein 1 isoform X2, whose protein sequence is MEVGDLYRAGNSLRNISLRSSTSSVWRGNNNNNNNKDEYFSKSRREDDINDEEALTWAALEKLPTYDRLRKGILTTSKGETTEVDVINLGFKQRKDLLQRLVNVADEDNESFLLKLKQRIQTVGIDLPTIEVRFENVKVEADVHVGSRALPSFINFCINIIEMLVSFLPILKSKKKHVTILDDVSGAIKPGRLTLLLGPPSSGKTTLLLTLAGKLASELKFSGRVTYNGHEMNEFIPQRTASYISQHDVHIGEMTVRETLSFSARCQGVGTRYEMLAELSRREKEANIKPDPDIDIFMKATSTEGQKSSVVTDYVLKILGLEVCADTVVGDEMLRGISGGQRKRVTTGEMLVGPSGVLFMDEISTGLDSSTTYQIVNSLKQYVHIFNGTNVISLLQPAPETYDLFDDIILLSDGHIVYQGPRENVLEFFEFTGFKCPERKAIADFLQEVTSKKDQAQYWTRGDEAYRFVSAKEFVEAFKSFHVGQKIREYLSTPFDKTKSHPAALTTKNFGLNKMELLKACMSREYLIMKRNSFVHIFKIVQLSVMGLIHGTLFLRTKMHHRTLEDGTIYLGSLFFAALMIMFNGMSEIPMTIAKLPVFYKQRDLQFFPAWAYAVPSMLFKVPIAFLEVAVWIILTYYTTGLEPSVVRMFRLYFILVIVNQMASGLFRSIAALSRNMIFANTFGSFVLLLLMVLGGFILSKDDINSGWIWAYWVTPLMYGQTGILVNEFRGSKWNKVTPNSTETLGIQVLKSRGFFTDSYWYWLGFGVLVAYTVLFNILYTLALNYLNSIEKSQALSNEDPENNDHEIQVGRETRTNEIQQTSSINNTGENQSKKKGMILPFEPHSITFNDVIYSVDMPQAMKNQGVVEDKLVLLKGVSGSFRPGVLTALMGISGAGKTTLMDVLAGRKTGGYIEGDIRISGYPKKQETFARISGYCEQNDIHSPHVTVYESLLYSAWLRLPTEVDSEKRKMFIEEVMELVELTPLRQALVGLPGVSGLSTEQRKRLTIAVELVANPSIIFMDEPTSGLDARAAAIVMRTVRNTVDTGRTVVCTIHQPSIDIFEAFDELFLMKRGGEEIYVGPLGRHSCHLINYFEAIEGVSKIKNGYNPGTWMLEVSSSAQEIALGVDFANIYKNSELCKRNKELIKELSSPAPGSKDLYFPTQFSRSLNTQCIACLWKQRQSYWRNPLYTAVRFMFTTFIALIFGTVFWDLGSKRSNIQDLSNALGSMYCAVLFIGIQNASSVQPVVSVERSVFYREKAAGMYSAFPYSFGQYGTFSQDSLSLGQGCQYGGSGTIGVVQYHGHCTDC